One stretch of Riemerella columbina DNA includes these proteins:
- a CDS encoding TrkH family potassium uptake protein, with protein MGFNFKLLYIFAFIISFLGIVAFIGDYGFTQSKASRAMFDGYYHFVLAIGLISTATRYYENRDTFVKNKSFFFDVATVAFTLVIYYFHFISPFHGTLDHFFASRYWVIFAVVFTFIREFSDLKINFKRTVLNPAQLFISSFIAIILIGSFLLTLPRATTKGITFLDALFTSTSAVCVTGLAVLDTGSDFTTFGKLIIMILIQVGGLGILTFASYFSYFFKGGSTYENQLVLSDMTSSKKLGDVFSMLKHIILITFGIELFSAVLIYSSVSPDLFSSGFQHIFFSVFHSVSAFCNAGFSTSDSSLFADHYRFNYYLQLVIIFTFVFGGLGFPIVVNILKYLRYKISHIMHFSSPRNRNYKPWVLNLDSRITLFTTASLTIVATVIFYILEYHHTLADHPTVFGKMVTAFFGATTPRTAGFNTIDNAAMSFPTIMMIFLLMWVGASPQSTGGGIKTNTFAIAFLNVLSLAKGKSKVEIFRREIAERSIRRAFAIMTLSLMVIGLGVMLIAFFDPEKNLLDISFECFSAYSTVGLSLGITSALSSSSKMVLIGIMFVGRISMLSLVIAVVKKAKYKNYNYPIEEITMN; from the coding sequence ATTACGAAAACAGAGATACCTTTGTTAAGAACAAATCTTTTTTCTTTGATGTGGCTACCGTGGCTTTCACTTTGGTGATTTATTATTTCCACTTTATCAGCCCTTTTCATGGGACATTAGACCACTTTTTTGCGAGCCGCTATTGGGTGATTTTTGCGGTGGTATTCACCTTTATCCGAGAGTTTTCGGACCTCAAAATCAATTTTAAAAGAACAGTGCTCAATCCTGCGCAGTTGTTCATCAGTAGTTTTATCGCGATTATTTTAATCGGTTCATTTTTGCTCACTCTCCCCAGAGCAACCACCAAGGGTATTACCTTTTTAGATGCCTTGTTTACCTCTACCAGCGCCGTTTGCGTTACAGGTTTGGCGGTATTAGACACGGGTTCAGACTTTACCACTTTCGGCAAGCTCATCATTATGATTTTAATCCAAGTGGGGGGGCTGGGGATCTTAACCTTTGCGAGTTATTTTAGTTATTTTTTCAAAGGTGGTTCCACTTACGAAAACCAATTGGTCCTCAGTGATATGACCAGCTCTAAAAAGTTAGGCGATGTTTTTTCTATGCTCAAACACATCATCTTGATTACCTTTGGGATAGAACTTTTTTCAGCGGTTTTAATCTATAGTAGCGTGAGCCCAGACCTGTTTTCATCAGGGTTTCAGCATATATTCTTCTCTGTTTTCCACTCTGTATCAGCGTTTTGTAATGCTGGATTTTCCACCTCGGACAGTAGTTTATTTGCCGACCATTATCGGTTTAATTATTATCTACAATTGGTGATTATTTTCACCTTTGTCTTCGGTGGTTTGGGCTTCCCTATCGTGGTGAATATTTTGAAATATCTGCGTTATAAAATCTCGCATATTATGCATTTTTCATCGCCGAGAAACCGCAATTATAAACCTTGGGTGCTCAATCTGGATAGCCGTATTACGCTATTTACCACAGCCTCATTGACCATTGTTGCCACCGTGATTTTTTACATTTTAGAATACCACCATACTTTGGCTGATCACCCTACTGTTTTTGGAAAAATGGTGACCGCTTTTTTTGGTGCCACCACACCGAGAACCGCTGGTTTTAATACAATTGATAACGCTGCAATGTCCTTCCCTACCATTATGATGATTTTCTTGCTGATGTGGGTGGGCGCCTCGCCGCAGTCTACAGGTGGGGGGATTAAAACCAACACTTTTGCTATCGCATTTCTGAATGTTCTCAGCTTGGCAAAAGGGAAATCTAAAGTAGAAATTTTCCGTAGAGAAATCGCTGAACGCTCTATCCGCAGGGCTTTCGCTATTATGACGCTTTCCCTTATGGTGATTGGTTTAGGGGTGATGCTCATCGCTTTTTTTGACCCAGAGAAAAATCTTTTGGATATTTCCTTTGAATGCTTTTCCGCTTATAGCACCGTGGGGCTCAGCTTGGGGATTACCTCTGCGCTAAGTAGCTCATCTAAAATGGTATTGATAGGCATTATGTTTGTTGGGCGGATCAGTATGCTATCCTTAGTAATTGCCGTAGTTAAAAAAGCCAAATATAAAAACTACAATTATCCTATTGAAGAAATTACAATGAATTAA